A genomic window from Thermococcus nautili includes:
- a CDS encoding immunoglobulin-like domain-containing protein, translating to MKRAVLAVLIIAGLVAGYFLIGSNGSAEASQGKKAPINLSLDRERYSPTDTMVLTVTNNGNETVTVGYPFELYREENGEWVKVNVDLMFIQSVVQLEPGKSWTQKVSLSQLKLSSGHYKIVKKVSTQQMTLTVSAEFYVEG from the coding sequence GTGAAGAGGGCAGTCCTTGCGGTTCTAATAATCGCTGGGCTGGTGGCGGGTTATTTCCTCATTGGTTCCAACGGCTCGGCCGAAGCGTCACAGGGGAAGAAGGCCCCGATTAATCTTTCCCTCGATAGGGAGCGCTACTCGCCGACGGACACGATGGTCCTGACAGTTACCAACAACGGCAACGAGACCGTTACCGTTGGCTATCCCTTCGAGCTCTACCGGGAGGAAAACGGCGAGTGGGTCAAGGTAAACGTTGACCTAATGTTCATTCAGTCGGTTGTTCAGCTTGAACCCGGGAAGAGCTGGACCCAGAAGGTCAGCCTCTCCCAGCTGAAGCTCTCATCTGGCCATTATAAGATAGTGAAGAAAGTTTCAACTCAACAAATGACCCTCACCGTGAGCGCCGAGTTCTACGTCGAAGGCTGA
- the glyA gene encoding serine hydroxymethyltransferase gives MSYREYRDKVLGFIEDHEHWRAHTINLIASENVTSPTVTRAVASGFMHKYAEGWPKQRYYQGCKYVDEVELIGVELFTKLFQSDFADLRPISGTNANQAVFFGLTQPGDKAIVLHTSHGGHISHMPFGAAGMRGLEVHTWPFDNEEFNIDVDKAEKLIRELEPKIVVFGGSLFPFPHPVKELAPVAKEVGAYVMYDGAHVLGLIAGKQFQDPLREGADIITASTHKTFPGPQGGVIIYKRFGETEEIAKLQWAIFPGVLSNHHLHHMAGKTLTAAEMLEYGEKYAAQIVKNAKALAEALAEEGFKVIGEDKGYTESHQVIVDVSDLHPAAGGWAAPLLEEAGIILNKNLLPWDPLEKVNEPSGLRIGVQEMTRVGMFEDDMKEIARFIRRVLIDKEDPAKVRRDVYGFRAEFQKVYYSFDHGLPLRE, from the coding sequence ATGAGCTACCGTGAATACCGCGACAAGGTTTTGGGGTTTATTGAGGACCACGAGCACTGGAGGGCCCACACGATAAACCTCATAGCAAGCGAAAACGTGACTTCTCCGACGGTTACCAGGGCAGTCGCGAGCGGTTTCATGCACAAGTACGCCGAGGGCTGGCCAAAGCAGAGGTACTATCAGGGTTGTAAGTACGTTGACGAGGTCGAGCTCATCGGCGTCGAGCTCTTCACCAAGCTCTTCCAGAGCGACTTCGCCGACCTCAGGCCGATTTCCGGAACCAACGCCAACCAGGCTGTCTTCTTCGGCCTCACCCAGCCGGGAGACAAGGCGATAGTTCTCCACACCAGCCACGGTGGCCACATAAGCCACATGCCCTTCGGAGCGGCTGGAATGAGGGGTCTCGAAGTTCACACCTGGCCCTTCGACAACGAGGAGTTCAACATCGACGTTGACAAGGCCGAGAAGCTCATCCGCGAGCTCGAGCCCAAGATAGTCGTCTTCGGTGGCTCGCTCTTCCCGTTCCCGCACCCGGTCAAGGAGCTCGCGCCCGTAGCTAAAGAGGTCGGCGCCTACGTCATGTACGACGGCGCCCACGTCCTTGGACTCATCGCCGGAAAGCAGTTCCAGGACCCGCTTCGCGAGGGTGCCGACATAATCACCGCCTCGACCCACAAGACCTTCCCCGGACCTCAGGGAGGTGTCATAATCTACAAGCGCTTCGGCGAGACCGAGGAGATAGCCAAGCTCCAGTGGGCCATCTTCCCTGGAGTTCTTAGCAACCACCACCTCCACCACATGGCCGGAAAGACCCTCACCGCGGCCGAGATGCTCGAGTACGGTGAGAAGTACGCCGCCCAGATAGTCAAGAACGCGAAAGCTCTGGCCGAGGCCCTTGCAGAGGAGGGCTTCAAGGTCATCGGTGAGGACAAGGGCTACACCGAGAGCCACCAGGTCATCGTTGACGTCAGCGACCTCCACCCCGCTGCCGGAGGCTGGGCGGCACCGCTCCTTGAAGAGGCCGGCATAATCCTCAACAAGAACCTTCTGCCCTGGGACCCGCTTGAGAAGGTCAACGAGCCGAGCGGTCTGCGCATAGGCGTCCAGGAGATGACGAGGGTTGGAATGTTCGAGGACGACATGAAGGAGATTGCCAGGTTCATCCGCCGCGTCCTCATCGACAAGGAGGACCCGGCCAAGGTCAGGCGCGACGTCTACGGCTTCCGCGCCGAGTTCCAGAAGGTCTACTACTCCTTCGACCATGGCCTGCCGCTCAGGGAGTGA